A window of Asterias rubens chromosome 22, eAstRub1.3, whole genome shotgun sequence contains these coding sequences:
- the LOC117305174 gene encoding uncharacterized protein LOC117305174 has product MWKQSLFLLAVVAAVSTCLIMAVVGADPGVYPNWPACKTSTEYVEIIAKSELVDGAVYNERKKGRNTKYYLCQPCTRCLSGIVVLAPCSVRADTKCSRMKCAMDGCIVDDFGCRLPGDPNEFPNIDAMMDPCDPAKSKVTTAAWPSDLSMPLLDHEVPNSSSDERPPIFEKPVENKQEIRAVTSEEPARVQTYVFWGLLFFLFMLIIGLFCLVCWKFRQLRSRDNVTHKTDRIEMRNGPNAVQATTQV; this is encoded by the exons ATGTGGAAGCAAAGTTTATTCTTGCTCGCGGTCGTTGCAGCCGTTTCCACCTGCTTAATAATGGCTGTGGTGGGGGCCGACCCTGGAGTATACCCCAACTGGCCGGCTTGTAAGACGTCTACAGAGTACGTTGAGATTATAGCAAAGTCAGAGCTTGTGGATGGGGCGGTCTACAATGAACGCAAAAAAGGCAGGAACACAAA GTACTACTTATGCCAACCCTGCACACGGTGTTTATCCGGTATAGTGGTGCTAGCACCATGCTCCGTGCGGGCCGACACAAAGTGTTCACGAATGAAGTGTGCCATGGATGGCTGCATAGTAGATGATTTTGGTTGCAGATTACCAGGTGACCCAAATGAGTTCCCTAATATAGACGCCATGATGGATCCATGTGACCCTGCCAAGTCAAAGGTCACCACTGCAGCTTGGCCGTCAGACTTGAGCATGCCATTACTGGATCATGAAG ttcCAAATTCCTCCAGCGATGAGCGTCCGCCGATCTTTGAAAAGCCAGTCGAAAATAAACAGGAGATCAGGgcagttacttcagaggaaccGGCTAGGGTTCAAACCTATGTTTTCTGGggtcttttgtttttccttttcatgTTAATTATTGGATTGTTCTGCTTGGTTTGCTGGAAGTTTCGCCAGCTTCGCAGTAGGGACAATGTTACACATAAAACAGATAGGATCGAGATGAGGAACGGCCCAAACGCCGTTCAAGCCACGACCCAAGTTTGA